One genomic segment of Candidatus Methanomethylophilaceae archaeon includes these proteins:
- a CDS encoding ribose-phosphate diphosphokinase, with product MIVIGGSSSVALAQEIARELGCEFLRASTTRFPDGECYTRLDRDSMDEDVVIVQNTYPDGNLVEMLLIRDAAVGMGAKKVAMVIPYFGYARQDRLFKPGEPMSARVMCGILDAICDKVITIDLHKESTLDNFSHPHIDLKAAGPIADHFRGKGIDMVLAPDIGAAGRAKDVGDRLGVPYDHLEKTRLSGTEVRIKPANADCRGKNILIVDDMISTGGTIIAAAAALKEVGAESVTVACTHGVFVGEALDRLTHSALKDVLSCNTLESPASKISVAKIVAEEIGKGF from the coding sequence ATGATTGTCATCGGCGGCTCCTCATCCGTCGCTCTGGCCCAGGAAATCGCCAGGGAGCTCGGATGCGAATTTTTGCGGGCATCGACCACCAGATTCCCGGATGGCGAATGCTACACCAGACTGGACAGGGATTCGATGGACGAAGACGTCGTCATCGTTCAGAACACCTATCCCGACGGGAACCTCGTGGAGATGCTGCTGATCAGGGACGCGGCCGTTGGGATGGGCGCCAAAAAAGTGGCCATGGTCATCCCATATTTCGGCTACGCCAGGCAGGACAGGCTCTTCAAACCCGGGGAGCCCATGTCCGCGAGGGTCATGTGCGGGATTCTGGACGCGATCTGCGACAAAGTCATCACCATAGACCTGCACAAGGAATCCACTCTGGACAACTTCTCCCATCCGCACATCGATCTGAAAGCGGCCGGCCCCATCGCCGACCATTTCCGCGGCAAAGGGATAGACATGGTCCTGGCACCCGACATCGGGGCGGCCGGGCGCGCCAAGGACGTCGGAGACCGTTTGGGGGTCCCATACGACCATCTGGAGAAGACCAGGCTCTCCGGCACGGAGGTCCGCATTAAGCCGGCCAACGCCGATTGCAGGGGAAAGAACATACTCATCGTGGACGACATGATCTCCACCGGCGGGACAATAATCGCGGCCGCGGCGGCCCTGAAAGAGGTCGGAGCGGAGAGCGTCACCGTCGCATGCACCCACGGCGTGTTCGTGGGCGAAGCTCTGGACAGGCTCACCCACAGCGCTCTGAAGGATGTGCTTTCCTGCAACACCCTCGAGAGTCCCGCTTCCAAGATATCTGTGGCCAAGATCGTGGCCGAAGAGATAGGGAAGGGATTCTGA
- a CDS encoding DUF357 domain-containing protein, with protein MAEITDRIADEKIERYLSITGKALGKLKIAAPERSYGRRLAESFLEMANCYYSDAKHFRDTGDYVTAFASVNYAHAWLDCGARIGLFDVDGDDVLFTLYERSRFHRNMGGRTPRRRRDREFCAERAAEPW; from the coding sequence ATGGCAGAGATAACCGACAGGATTGCCGACGAGAAAATCGAAAGGTATCTTAGCATCACCGGGAAAGCGCTTGGGAAGCTGAAGATAGCCGCTCCCGAACGGTCTTACGGCAGAAGGCTGGCGGAAAGCTTCCTGGAGATGGCCAACTGCTATTACTCCGACGCGAAGCACTTCAGGGACACAGGCGACTATGTCACGGCGTTCGCATCAGTGAATTACGCCCACGCCTGGCTGGATTGCGGCGCTAGGATAGGGCTTTTCGACGTGGACGGGGACGACGTCCTGTTCACTCTCTACGAACGATCGCGATTTCACCGGAATATGGGCGGCAGGACGCCACGAAGGCGCCGGGACCGAGAATTCTGCGCAGAACGCGCGGCGGAGCCGTGGTAA
- a CDS encoding pantothenate kinase encodes MIEAFCPGHISCIFQPSKGASIADTGSRGVGIRLGLGARAAVSEVDGDKISISIDGIESEAPVTRAVAGILAPGKGFDISVRNGLPVSQGFGMSAAGAIAAAVCIAEIAGKSREEAYMAAHEADIRGGGGMGDVAAIASGYSYPVRKIPGMPAEGKVSGAGMDLGKISVGVVGPKMVTGSVLSDPDRSAAIIAAAESAMEGFLADPSQANLFRFSNEFSSGTGLESREMSEAMGCLRSMGFAAGMCMLGNSLFTTAPPRVLRRILGPGAFVASCRPYSGEIAIVRRE; translated from the coding sequence ATGATCGAAGCGTTCTGCCCCGGCCACATCTCATGCATATTCCAGCCGTCCAAAGGCGCATCCATCGCCGATACCGGATCCCGGGGAGTCGGGATAAGGTTAGGTTTAGGTGCGCGCGCGGCGGTTTCCGAGGTCGATGGAGATAAGATTTCGATATCGATCGACGGCATCGAATCCGAGGCTCCGGTCACCCGCGCTGTCGCCGGGATTCTGGCTCCCGGAAAGGGATTCGATATCTCCGTCAGGAACGGCCTGCCGGTCAGCCAAGGGTTCGGGATGTCTGCCGCCGGGGCGATCGCCGCTGCGGTCTGCATAGCCGAGATTGCGGGGAAATCCCGTGAAGAGGCGTATATGGCGGCTCACGAGGCCGACATAAGGGGCGGAGGCGGGATGGGGGATGTCGCCGCGATAGCTTCTGGTTATTCTTATCCCGTAAGAAAGATTCCTGGAATGCCCGCGGAAGGAAAGGTATCCGGTGCCGGAATGGATCTGGGGAAAATATCCGTCGGCGTCGTCGGGCCCAAGATGGTCACAGGCTCCGTATTATCCGATCCGGATCGTTCCGCTGCCATAATCGCCGCGGCGGAATCGGCGATGGAAGGTTTTCTGGCGGATCCTTCGCAGGCCAATCTCTTCCGCTTTTCCAACGAATTTTCGTCGGGAACAGGTTTGGAATCCCGTGAGATGTCGGAGGCTATGGGTTGTCTGCGTTCGATGGGGTTCGCGGCCGGCATGTGCATGCTTGGGAACAGTCTGTTTACCACGGCTCCGCCGCGCGTTCTGCGCAGAATTCTCGGTCCCGGCGCCTTCGTGGCGTCCTGCCGCCCATATTCCGGTGAAATCGCGATCGTTCGTAGAGAGTGA
- the coaBC gene encoding bifunctional phosphopantothenoylcysteine decarboxylase/phosphopantothenate--cysteine ligase CoaBC, with translation MHPSEEILGEKSWKLKGKKIVMGITGSIAAVECFATIRELIRHGAEVFPVLTEAASKLVASDALEFASGNRPVISLTGRTEHIDMMGFADLLLIYPATANTVSKIACGIDDTSVTSMATVALGSNVPIAIAPAMHQSMYRNPAVSANIEALKSWGINFIGPRTDGVRAKVASRDEIVENVIRMLSDRPLASKKTLIIGGRSEEALDSMRIITNRSSGRMAVALAVRALELGADVELWMGGCDVPIPDFIPVRRFSSVSDLIGMAPQISHDIAIVPAALADFAPAERAEGKIPSDSGIDLRLEPVPKVLPLVAERCSMAVGFKAESGLSEPELIARARSRIEKYGAAAIVANDVSSAGKDSSEAFFVTSDSCHAIGGTKDSMADSILREISGML, from the coding sequence ATGCATCCGTCAGAAGAGATTCTCGGGGAGAAGAGCTGGAAGCTCAAAGGAAAGAAGATAGTGATGGGGATAACAGGCAGCATCGCGGCTGTGGAGTGCTTCGCGACCATACGCGAGCTGATCAGGCACGGCGCGGAGGTGTTCCCGGTTCTGACCGAGGCCGCGTCCAAGCTGGTGGCTTCCGATGCTCTGGAATTCGCCAGCGGCAACCGTCCGGTCATCAGCCTCACCGGCCGCACCGAGCACATCGACATGATGGGTTTCGCGGATCTGCTGCTGATCTATCCCGCCACCGCGAACACGGTGTCCAAAATAGCGTGCGGCATCGACGATACTTCGGTCACATCTATGGCGACGGTTGCGCTGGGATCCAACGTGCCGATAGCCATAGCGCCCGCGATGCATCAATCGATGTACAGGAACCCGGCGGTCTCCGCCAACATCGAGGCTCTGAAATCCTGGGGGATAAATTTCATAGGCCCCCGCACCGACGGCGTGAGAGCCAAGGTGGCATCCCGCGACGAGATAGTCGAGAATGTCATCAGGATGCTTTCCGACCGTCCGCTGGCCTCCAAGAAAACGCTGATAATAGGCGGCCGCAGCGAGGAGGCGCTGGATTCCATGAGGATCATCACCAACCGCTCATCAGGAAGGATGGCTGTCGCGCTCGCCGTCCGCGCTTTAGAATTGGGGGCTGACGTCGAGCTCTGGATGGGCGGATGCGACGTGCCGATCCCGGATTTCATTCCGGTAAGACGCTTCTCGTCGGTTTCGGATCTGATCGGCATGGCGCCGCAGATAAGCCATGATATCGCGATAGTTCCCGCGGCTCTGGCCGATTTTGCTCCGGCAGAGAGGGCAGAAGGTAAGATCCCCAGCGATTCCGGCATCGATCTCAGATTGGAGCCGGTGCCCAAAGTCCTCCCTCTGGTTGCGGAGAGGTGCTCCATGGCAGTCGGGTTCAAAGCGGAATCAGGCCTTTCAGAGCCGGAGCTCATCGCCAGGGCCCGCTCGCGCATCGAGAAGTATGGGGCGGCGGCGATCGTAGCGAACGACGTATCCTCGGCCGGCAAGGATTCTTCCGAGGCGTTCTTCGTGACCTCCGATTCCTGCCATGCCATCGGAGGAACCAAAGATTCCATGGCCGACTCCATCCTCCGCGAGATATCTGGGATGCTATGA
- the tmk gene encoding dTMP kinase, whose translation MEGAIIVLEGIDGAGKSTLAASLKIWLEEAGYDVVLTAEPTHDRIGAIIRGGSIEGISQRTEALLFAADRSDHTEAMERWASEGKIVICDRYFASTVAYQSSDLDGTSADREWLLGISSKFAGVPKATILLDIDPSAGISRVESRGEARSRFERADFLRRVRDEYLRLAEEFNFEVIDASASSEDVLRDAKRIIREAI comes from the coding sequence ATGGAAGGCGCGATAATAGTTCTGGAAGGGATAGACGGGGCGGGAAAGAGCACGCTGGCCGCCAGCCTTAAAATATGGCTGGAAGAGGCCGGCTACGATGTCGTGCTGACGGCCGAGCCCACCCACGACCGCATTGGGGCGATCATCCGCGGCGGGAGCATCGAAGGGATATCTCAGCGCACAGAAGCGCTCCTCTTCGCGGCGGACCGCAGCGACCACACCGAGGCGATGGAGAGATGGGCTTCCGAGGGCAAGATCGTCATATGCGACAGGTATTTCGCGTCCACAGTCGCTTATCAGTCATCGGACCTGGACGGCACCTCCGCCGACAGGGAATGGCTGCTGGGAATAAGCTCGAAATTCGCGGGCGTCCCGAAGGCGACGATCCTTCTGGACATCGACCCTTCCGCGGGTATATCCAGGGTGGAGTCCCGCGGGGAAGCCAGAAGCAGATTCGAGAGGGCAGATTTCCTGCGCAGGGTCAGGGATGAGTATCTCAGGCTGGCAGAAGAATTCAATTTCGAAGTGATAGACGCGTCGGCATCGTCCGAGGATGTTCTCAGAGATGCCAAGCGCATAATCAGGGAGGCCATCTGA
- a CDS encoding Toprim subdomain protein, with protein MQPPKDDRERMERINAIIAEISSLKGDHSVLVEGMNDVVALRNCGMDADFICVQSSAGGPMKASEAVWKSGRSAIIMTDWDRRGNILADSLRTDMMSLGVKYDLHFRSELGALLKPYCSDVESIDSVMLMMQRKILG; from the coding sequence ATGCAGCCGCCGAAAGATGACAGGGAGCGCATGGAACGCATCAACGCGATAATCGCCGAGATTTCCTCTCTGAAAGGCGACCATTCTGTCTTGGTGGAAGGGATGAACGACGTCGTCGCCCTCAGGAATTGCGGCATGGACGCCGATTTCATATGCGTGCAGAGCTCGGCGGGAGGCCCCATGAAAGCTTCCGAGGCCGTCTGGAAATCAGGCAGGAGCGCGATAATAATGACGGACTGGGACCGCCGCGGCAACATCCTCGCGGATTCGCTCAGGACAGATATGATGTCTTTGGGAGTCAAGTATGATCTACATTTCCGCTCGGAGCTGGGGGCTCTTCTGAAGCCATATTGCAGCGACGTGGAATCCATAGATTCCGTGATGCTAATGATGCAGAGGAAGATTCTGGGGTGA
- a CDS encoding DUF167 domain-containing protein — MRIADVSRKKEGCLEVDVLVSPRSNRSGPEGFDQWRKRLILRVKAPPLDGRANKEVEETFSQITGMRS, encoded by the coding sequence ATGCGCATAGCCGATGTGTCCAGGAAAAAGGAAGGGTGCCTGGAGGTGGACGTCCTCGTCTCTCCGCGCTCCAACAGATCCGGTCCGGAAGGCTTCGATCAGTGGAGGAAGAGGCTCATTCTGCGCGTCAAAGCCCCTCCATTGGACGGGAGGGCCAACAAGGAGGTGGAAGAGACCTTCTCGCAGATCACCGGGATGCGTTCGTAG
- a CDS encoding ATP-binding protein has product MLERKVYSELMRWKALHSKCLVIKGQRQVGKTFIIEHFARNEYESFVKLDFSVDESLADIFGVREVDEMVRRIELRTGREVKPGATLIFLDEIQECPEAYSSLKPFSIDGRFDVIASGSMLGVDRKRRDGNGPDPLIPLGYEEVLVMRGLDFEEFLWASKVPKDMISEVRRSIASKQELDRFYLDRFRALFREFMIVGGMPESVQAYVETKDFKRSDKVLDGLLSTCIRDINRYNSGEDIAKTAECFESIPSQLAESNKRFMYSRIQGDRIRKASDRYMGNLLWIRQAGYGNFCYLLRKPEAPLMANIVRDQFKVYLSDTGMLVHMYGARVADAIYSGDSRINLGAVAENAVAECLMKSGFPPCYYSKKSNPGMMEIDFVIETSKEVVAFEVKSGKDRSAPSLRKLPKHFNVGRRVMLEDSGVHVDEDGVEHYPIFAAAFVRDILGEDES; this is encoded by the coding sequence ATGCTGGAGAGGAAGGTCTATTCCGAATTGATGAGATGGAAAGCGCTCCACAGCAAATGCTTGGTGATCAAAGGCCAGCGTCAGGTGGGGAAGACGTTCATCATCGAGCATTTCGCCCGCAATGAATACGAGAGCTTTGTCAAGCTGGATTTTTCTGTGGACGAGTCCTTGGCGGACATATTCGGGGTAAGAGAAGTGGATGAGATGGTGCGCAGGATAGAGCTTCGCACTGGCCGCGAGGTGAAGCCGGGCGCCACCCTCATTTTTTTGGATGAGATACAGGAATGTCCGGAGGCCTACAGCTCATTGAAGCCCTTCTCAATCGACGGAAGGTTCGACGTCATCGCTTCAGGCTCTATGCTCGGGGTAGACAGGAAAAGAAGGGATGGAAACGGTCCGGACCCTCTAATACCGCTGGGATACGAGGAGGTCTTGGTCATGAGGGGGCTGGATTTCGAGGAGTTTCTGTGGGCATCGAAAGTCCCGAAGGACATGATATCCGAGGTTCGCCGGAGCATCGCATCCAAACAAGAGTTGGATAGATTCTATCTCGACAGATTCAGAGCTCTCTTCCGCGAATTCATGATAGTGGGCGGAATGCCCGAATCTGTTCAGGCATACGTCGAAACGAAGGATTTCAAACGCTCAGACAAAGTTCTCGACGGGCTCCTGAGCACATGCATACGCGATATCAACCGCTACAATTCGGGCGAAGATATAGCGAAGACGGCCGAATGCTTCGAATCCATCCCTTCGCAGTTGGCGGAGAGCAACAAGAGGTTCATGTATTCCAGGATTCAGGGGGACAGGATCCGCAAGGCATCGGATCGTTATATGGGCAATCTGTTGTGGATCAGACAGGCGGGCTATGGGAATTTCTGCTACCTTCTGAGGAAGCCCGAGGCGCCGCTCATGGCCAATATCGTCCGCGATCAATTCAAAGTCTATCTCTCAGACACGGGCATGCTGGTGCATATGTATGGGGCAAGAGTCGCGGATGCCATCTATAGCGGGGATTCGCGCATCAATTTGGGTGCTGTGGCTGAGAATGCGGTGGCCGAATGTCTCATGAAAAGCGGTTTTCCGCCATGTTATTACTCCAAAAAATCCAACCCGGGGATGATGGAGATAGATTTCGTCATAGAGACTTCCAAAGAAGTGGTCGCATTCGAGGTGAAGTCCGGGAAGGACAGGTCTGCGCCGTCGCTGAGGAAGCTTCCGAAGCATTTCAATGTGGGCAGAAGGGTCATGCTGGAGGATTCGGGTGTCCATGTGGATGAGGATGGCGTAGAGCATTACCCCATTTTCGCCGCGGCATTCGTCAGAGATATCCTGGGCGAGGATGAGAGCTGA
- a CDS encoding MBL fold metallo-hydrolase, whose translation MEVHVLASGSDGNCTVIECDGEAVVIDAGLSCRTLMSYMDREGVDPRMIKAILVTHEHSDHVKGVGPLARKLEIPVMCTMGTYNASSMGSVDFVPYELKDSFGVGPFHITPLPTYHDAAEPNAFFVESDQGKVALVTDTGKFDFRIEHALAECDAAVVEANYDLEMLRNGPYPPSLKRRIEGDTGHMWNMDTGKALRRTDSLGRKIFLAHLSRTNNEPDIARETVANITGIKRMKIDCLEFMGDTRTFRVRG comes from the coding sequence ATGGAAGTGCACGTTCTCGCCAGCGGAAGCGACGGAAATTGCACTGTCATCGAGTGCGACGGCGAGGCCGTGGTCATCGATGCTGGCCTTAGCTGTCGCACTCTCATGTCCTATATGGACAGAGAAGGCGTCGATCCCAGGATGATAAAGGCCATTCTAGTGACCCATGAGCACAGCGACCACGTCAAAGGAGTCGGCCCTCTGGCCAGGAAGCTCGAAATCCCAGTGATGTGCACCATGGGCACGTATAACGCGTCTTCCATGGGCTCCGTGGATTTCGTGCCGTACGAGCTGAAGGATTCTTTCGGCGTCGGTCCCTTCCACATAACTCCTCTGCCGACGTACCATGACGCGGCCGAGCCCAACGCGTTCTTCGTCGAGAGCGATCAGGGGAAAGTCGCGCTGGTCACCGACACCGGGAAATTCGATTTCAGGATCGAGCATGCTTTGGCGGAATGCGACGCGGCCGTGGTCGAGGCGAATTACGATCTGGAGATGCTCCGCAACGGCCCATACCCGCCATCGCTCAAGAGGCGCATAGAAGGGGACACCGGGCATATGTGGAATATGGACACCGGCAAAGCCCTCAGGCGCACCGATTCCCTCGGAAGGAAGATATTTTTGGCCCATCTGAGCCGCACCAACAACGAGCCGGACATAGCCAGGGAAACAGTGGCCAACATCACCGGGATAAAAAGGATGAAAATCGATTGCCTGGAGTTCATGGGCGATACGAGGACTTTCAGGGTGAGGGGCTGA
- a CDS encoding CBS domain-containing protein, translating to MTTQVVTLQPTDTIKKATIKFAVDNISGAPVVDGRNHLLGIVSENDILQLIYSRQIMLDKENTGAVMLSYSMDSDENGADGLQRISDEISNMEVGSIMVRTVLTTSPDAPVMEVLKSMIEMGVNRLPVVEKGVVIGVISRADIVFALYKKKV from the coding sequence ATGACCACCCAGGTGGTTACGCTTCAGCCTACTGACACGATAAAGAAGGCGACAATAAAGTTCGCCGTCGACAACATTTCCGGGGCTCCCGTAGTGGATGGCAGGAACCACCTCCTCGGGATAGTCAGCGAGAATGACATCCTCCAATTGATCTACAGCAGGCAGATCATGCTCGACAAGGAGAACACGGGCGCGGTGATGCTTTCCTATTCCATGGATTCGGACGAGAACGGCGCAGACGGCCTTCAGAGAATCTCCGATGAGATATCCAACATGGAAGTCGGGAGCATAATGGTCCGCACGGTCCTCACCACCTCTCCGGACGCGCCTGTGATGGAGGTCCTGAAATCCATGATAGAGATGGGCGTCAACCGTCTCCCGGTAGTCGAGAAAGGCGTGGTCATCGGCGTAATATCCAGAGCGGACATAGTCTTCGCGCTCTATAAGAAAAAGGTTTGA
- a CDS encoding site-specific integrase translates to MTRYPFTDCIKEYLPTERGHLAASTYDTLGRKLRQLGRIFKDLKEEGSVSTDNPRKLTAQDVDVFIGYRKSEGIDDSTLRKDLAALKKITSFFDNDVVAAFKIKFAAHAPKKYVKRKASIDDEVTEKIVARALEISPLDWKLTEGYALVTLALCGGLRPQELRQMYVYNVRITGEVGEVYAEHVKGEGSYGSPRWIPLVPIGVPVIENYLEAREMKLRMCGKESDALFPPLRGKEEFIGYGQIEKLKCAVEKDVGEKFDLRGCRRTFGQMAIDDGQDIHDVSLVMGHSSVVTTQRHYCDKDERRASRDMLEQWREKRNANGGHIQRGVTFRGNTC, encoded by the coding sequence ATGACGCGCTACCCGTTCACCGACTGTATAAAGGAGTACCTCCCGACGGAGAGGGGGCACCTGGCCGCCTCGACCTATGATACGTTGGGCAGGAAGCTCCGCCAGCTCGGCCGCATCTTCAAGGATCTGAAGGAAGAGGGCAGCGTGTCCACGGATAACCCCCGCAAGCTGACCGCGCAGGACGTGGACGTCTTCATAGGGTATCGCAAATCCGAGGGGATCGACGACTCGACCCTCCGCAAGGATCTGGCCGCCCTCAAGAAGATCACCTCGTTCTTCGACAACGACGTCGTTGCCGCTTTCAAGATTAAGTTCGCGGCGCACGCCCCCAAGAAGTATGTCAAGCGCAAGGCCTCCATCGACGACGAAGTGACGGAGAAGATAGTGGCGAGGGCCTTGGAGATCTCCCCGCTGGACTGGAAGCTCACCGAGGGATACGCCCTCGTGACCCTCGCCCTATGCGGCGGCCTCCGTCCCCAAGAGCTCCGCCAGATGTACGTCTACAACGTCCGCATAACCGGCGAAGTCGGCGAGGTTTACGCGGAGCACGTCAAGGGCGAAGGCTCCTACGGATCGCCGAGATGGATACCCCTCGTCCCCATCGGGGTCCCGGTCATAGAGAACTATCTAGAGGCCAGGGAGATGAAGCTCAGGATGTGCGGCAAGGAGTCCGACGCCTTGTTCCCGCCGCTGAGGGGCAAGGAGGAGTTCATAGGCTACGGGCAGATCGAGAAGCTCAAGTGCGCCGTCGAGAAGGACGTGGGGGAGAAGTTCGACCTCCGCGGATGCCGCCGCACCTTCGGGCAGATGGCCATAGACGACGGACAGGACATACACGACGTCTCCCTCGTGATGGGCCACAGTTCGGTCGTCACCACGCAGCGCCACTACTGCGACAAGGACGAGCGCAGGGCCTCCCGCGACATGCTGGAGCAGTGGCGCGAGAAGAGGAATGCTAATGGAGGTCACATCCAGCGAGGCGTTACCTTCCGAGGTAACACCTGCTGA